The Streptomyces sp. NBC_00510 genomic interval TAGTCACCGATCGACAGCCCACGGTCCGCCGCTCGCTTCCGGGCGATCTCCGCGACCTCGTCGTCGACGCGCGCTCCGAGTTGTGTCTTAGCCATACCCGGATGGTAACAGTTGTTACCGCCTTCGGCGAGGTCACCCCCAGCAGGACCACAGGACCCCTCTTGCAGGAAATCCGGCCCGCCCGCCACACCAGGCCCCCTGCCATCGCAGGGACCTGGTATACCCCCCTGCCATCGCCACACCCGCCCGGCAGCCCAGCCGCAGGGCGGCGCGCCCGTGGCCGCGGCATGGCCCCACCAGCTCACGGGGGCGGCTGGTACACCCGCAGTCCAAACGCCACAATCGCCTGGCCCGATTTCTGGCTAATGCCCTGGATTCTGCGGCGTCGCCGGAATGGAACGCGGACACGGACTTTGATGTCCGGCTGCAGGATGTTCCGCTGACGAACCGCCGTCCGGACGTCGTGGTGTACCGGGCAGACACGATCGACATCACCCCCACGAGGCCGGGGCATGTGCTTCTGGTTGTGGAGGTGGTCTCGCCCGGCTCGGAGACAACCGACCGGATCGTGAAGATGGAGCAGTACGCCAAGGCTGGGATCTCCTTCTACTGGCGTGTGGAGCAGACAGCCAACGGGGTACCTCTGGTGTATACCTACGTGCTCGATCCAGCAGTCGGGCTCTATCGCGACGGCGATGTCTTCACCGACGTCGTGAAGACCGCAGTTCCTTTCCCGCTCGAGATCGGCCTCAGCTCGATCTGATGTGGGCGGCGCTGTCACTACCTCTGCAGTGGCTCGTGCCGCCGGGGACGACCGTCCGGTGGGAGCCGCACCCCTACGGCGTGTGTGTCGGCGCCCGAACATCCTGACTCTGCCCCCGCCGGCCCAAGAGGTACCCCCGGCCTGTACTGGCTGCCGCCCGTCGGTGACCGCCTCGTGCCCCCGATTCTGCTCCGCGGTCTCCTCGACCGTTTCCTGCGGACACCGAGTCCGCGCGAGTAGTTCGCTGCCACGCCGGGCTTCCACGCCCTCTGACGAGCGAGACTCCTTCCCATCCCGGGAAGGAGAACCCCCGCGTCCCGCCGTTGGAGGGCGGTCCGCGCGATCCACCGCAGGCCGAGCATCAACCTGCCGCGCCTAACGGTGAACCTGCCCGGATTCTTCAGCCGGCGCGTGCGGCGGACCTCCGAATCCGTTCACTCGGCGTGTTTGGAAGGTCACCCTTTGATGCGCGATCGTGGCCCTTGCGCGGGACGCACGGTCGGCCCAACTCCCGAGAGGCATGGCATGAAGCGCATCATCGCCCGAGTCTGGCGGCTCATCGCAGGACCCATGCAGTGGCGGGTCCTGTGGCTCGTGCACAGCAAATACATCGTCGGCGTCACGGGCATTGTCCGCGACGCCGAGGGCCGCGTGCTCCTGTTGCGCCACCGCATGTGGCCCGAAGACCGCCAGTGGGGCCTGCCCACCGGCTACGCCAAAGCGGGCGAGGACTTCCGCGACACCGTCGCCCGCGAGGTACGGGAAGAGACCGGCCTGACCTCTGCGCGGGGGGCGGCGATGCCCGGAGCATGACGGCGGGGCGGTTGTGCCGTCGTGGGGCACCTTGTGCCTGAGGGTGTTCGTAGCGTTGCCCGTCCAGGCTCCCAACCCGTGCGGTGGGGAGCCTGGACTCCACCCGAGGTACCGGTTCCTGGTGCATCGGATCGGTTCCAGCCATCTCACGGCGGTCCGCTGACAGCCATACCCAGAACCCCTGGGTCCAGCTGATCCTACGAATGACCAGTTCGAACCCAGGAACCAGAAAGTAGGGCATCTGCTGGGGCGGAGCTCTCCTCGTCATCGCAGCCTGGAACCCGGCGAACTCAGGTGTTCACAGCAACAGTTGAGCGAGAATGGTTGATCGGGTGGGTTGGTGCGGCGGTGTGGGGCAGGGGCGGTTGACGGGATGACGGCAACTGACGGGGCGGTGTCAGGCTTGTTCGCGGGGCGGCGGCGGTTGATGGTTCTGGGCGCGGGTGGCCTGGCTGCTGCGGCCGGTGGGGTGGGCGTCTGGCGGCTCTTCGATAGTGGCGTGAGGCAGTGGCCGTGGAAGCAGGGGTGGTCCATGCCGCTGGGCGGGTTGTATCCGTCGGCGCTGAACGCGCACGCCGGGGTCCTGTACTTGTCGGGTTTCGGCGGGGTGGCTGCGGTGGAGCAGTCCCGCGGCGGCAAGCGGTGGCAGGCGCTGTCGGGGCTTGAGAGCCAGTCCGTCCCGGTGTTCGGCGCCGGCGTCGTCTGTATCACCGGGGTCCGCACGGGCGGACGGACGGTGGTGAACGGCCTGGAGAAGTCCTCGGGCCGCGTGCTGTGGGAACGCGAACTCGACGGTCTGACCCAGCACGCCCCGGCACCGGTCGGGGACGTCATGATCGTGGTGATCGGAAAGAGCTCCGTGGCCTCGGAGACCGTCCTGCACGCGCTGGACGCCGGGTCCGGCAGGACCAGGTGGCGTACCCGACTGCCCGCGGTGACGTTGGGACCGTCGGCACTGGTGACGGAAAACGGCCTGGTGTACCTGACCACCGGGGTGTTCAACGCGGGGTCGATGGCGTGGGCATTGGACCTGGCGACCGGCGCACTGCGCTGGAAGTTCCCTTCCGAAGGCTTCCTGGGAACCCCGGTCCTGGCCGGAGGTGAACTCCACATCACCGCCAGCCCGAGTAGCGGGAGCGCCGACCAGGGGCACAACGCGCTCATCACGCTCGACGCCGTTTCGGGGAAGGTCCTGCGGCGGGCGGGAAATCTGCCGGTCGGAACCGAGTTGAGCATGCAGCTGGCAGGCGGCACGCTGTACACGGCGGTTCGTCGTTACGGGGACCAGTACCGCAGCACCCTCGTCGCCATAGACACCTCGACCGGACGTGCGCGCTGGCAGGCGGACACCGACATCGACATGGTGAGGACCCCCCTCCTCGTCTTTGGCGACAGCGTCCTGGCCGGGGGAAGGAAGTTCCCCGAACTGACCGGCTCCTACCTCGTCCAGGTCTTCGACGCCGCCACCGGCCATCGCCGCTGGACCCGTGACATGGGAACCCAGATCAGTTCACAGGGCCCCGTCCCGACCGGCGGCACGATCTGCGTGGCCACCCGCGCCACGAAATACACCGACCGCGGCACGCTCACCTTCCTGGACCCCGCCTCCGGCACCACTCGCTGGCAC includes:
- a CDS encoding PQQ-like beta-propeller repeat protein, whose product is MRQWPWKQGWSMPLGGLYPSALNAHAGVLYLSGFGGVAAVEQSRGGKRWQALSGLESQSVPVFGAGVVCITGVRTGGRTVVNGLEKSSGRVLWERELDGLTQHAPAPVGDVMIVVIGKSSVASETVLHALDAGSGRTRWRTRLPAVTLGPSALVTENGLVYLTTGVFNAGSMAWALDLATGALRWKFPSEGFLGTPVLAGGELHITASPSSGSADQGHNALITLDAVSGKVLRRAGNLPVGTELSMQLAGGTLYTAVRRYGDQYRSTLVAIDTSTGRARWQADTDIDMVRTPLLVFGDSVLAGGRKFPELTGSYLVQVFDAATGHRRWTRDMGTQISSQGPVPTGGTICVATRATKYTDRGTLTFLDPASGTTRWHHPLTANGEAVACPDGRTLYVLALPFPGPGGKTLQNQHGATLYALQRGNH